A window of Juglans regia cultivar Chandler chromosome 7, Walnut 2.0, whole genome shotgun sequence contains these coding sequences:
- the LOC109013651 gene encoding UDP-glycosyltransferase 74F2-like, translated as MAENKAYRGHVLAVTYPSQGHINPLLQFSKRLASKGLKATIATSVFIHNAMELHKASGGPVQFETISDGYDEGGFAQAESIHEYLTRMEAAGTKTLSDLILKYKDTATPIDCVIYDPFMPWALEVSKKFGLIGAAFFTQTCAVNYIYYLVHHGHLKLPITSTPISIPGFPLLELDDMPSFITVSGSYPAYFAMVLNQFINTDKADWVLVNTFYELEREVADAMSKVCRLLTIGPTVPSFYLDNRIENDTDYGLHVFASDSSLCINWLNEKPAGSVVYAAFGSMAGLSKQQLEEVAFGLKGTGFYFLWVVKASEEANLPENFVKEAGEKGLFVRWSPQLEVLSNKAIGCFLTHCGWNSTVEALGLGVPMVGMPQWTDQNPNSKYIEDVWKVGLRVKVDKRESGNIARREEIESCIREVMEGERGKEMKENAKKWRALALAAVSEGGTSDKNIDEFITEVTRRDGHQDGSSLKN; from the exons ATGGCGGAAAACAAAGCATACAGGGGCCATGTCTTAGCGGTGACTTATCCAAGCCAAGGTCACATAAACCCTCTGCTCCAATTCTCAAAGAGATTAGCCTCCAAAGGGCTTAAGGCAACCATAGCCACCTCTGTTTTCATCCACAACGCCATGGAGCTCCATAAAGCATCGGGCGGCCCCGTCCAATTTGAAACGATATCGGACGGCTATGATGAAGGTGGGTTCGCTCAAGCCGAAAGCATCCATGAGTATCTCACCCGCATGGAAGCCGCCGGCACAAAAACCCTATCCGACCTCATCCTCAAGTACAAAGACACAGCAACCCCTATTGATTGCGTAATATATGACCCTTTTATGCCATGGGCTTTGGAAGTATCCAAAAAGTTTGGCTTGATTGGAGCAGCTTTCTTTACTCAAACTTGTGCTGTTAATTACATATACTATCTAGTGCATCACGGGCACTTGAAGCTCCCGATAACTTCCACACCCATCTCCATTCCTGGTTTCCCGTTGCTTGAGCTTGACGACATGCCATCTTTCATCACTGTGTCCGGGTCCTATCCCGCTTACTTCGCGATGGTGCTAAATCAATTTATTAACACAGACAAAGCCGATTGGGTTCTTGTCAACACTTTCTACGAGCTAGAGCGTGAG GTGGCGGATGCCATGTCAAAAGTTTGCAGATTGCTGACGATTGGGCCAACAGTTCCATCTTTCTACCTAGACAACCGTATCGAAAACGATACAGATTATGGGCTTCATGTTTTCGCATCAGATTCTTCTCTTTGCATCAATTGGCTGAACGAGAAACCAGCAGGATCTGTTGTTTACGCGGCATTCGGTAGCATGGCCGGTTTAAGCAAACAGCAACTGGAGGAGGTTGCGTTTGGATTGAAAGGAACCGGTTTCTATTTTTTGTGGGTAGTCAAGGCTTCAGAGGAAGCAAACCTCCCAGAAAACTTTGTGAAAGAGGCAGGCGAGAAGGGCTTGTTTGTGCGTTGGAGCCCTCAACTGGAAGTGCTATCGAATAAGGCAATTGGGTGCTTTCTCACGCACTGTGGGTGGAATTCGACCGTAGAGGCATTGGGCTTGGGAGTACCGATGGTGGGGATGCCACAGTGGACTGACCAAAATCCAAATTCCAAATATATTGAGGATGTCTGGAAGGTGGGACTTAGGGTTAAGGTTGATAAACGTGAGAGTGGCAATATTGCGAGGAGAGAAGAGATTGAGTCTTGCATTAGGGAAGTAATGGAGGgggagagagggaaagaaatgaaggaGAATGCCAAGAAATGGAGGGCATTGGCTTTAGCAGCAGTCAGTGAGGGTGGCACTTCGGACAAGAATATTGATGAATTCATAACTGAAGTGACCAGGCGTGATGGGCATCAAGATGGATCTAGTCTTAAAAATTGA